One stretch of Corynebacterium callunae DSM 20147 DNA includes these proteins:
- the hrcA gene encoding heat-inducible transcriptional repressor HrcA, with product MANSTEKRRYEVLRAIVADYIASQEPVGSKSLLERHKLNVSSATIRNDMSVLESDGYIVQEHASSGRVPTEKGYRLFVDSIHDIKPLSLAERRAILGFLEGGVDLEDVLRRSVQLLSQLTHQAAVVQLPTLKTARVKHCEVVSLSPMRLLLVLITDTGRVDQRNVELEEPLAPEDVNVLRDLINGTLSEKTLTAASAALGELASRAPLEIRGALRRCCDVLVNTLVDQPSDRLILAGTSNLTRLNRETSATLPMVLEALEEQVVMLKLLSNVTDLKQVRVHIGGENEDVELHSASVITTAYGSQGSALGALGVVGPTYMDYSGTISKVSAVAKYVGRVLAGE from the coding sequence ATGGCGAACTCAACGGAAAAGCGCAGATACGAAGTATTAAGGGCTATCGTTGCGGATTATATCGCCTCCCAGGAGCCGGTTGGATCCAAATCACTTCTGGAGCGACATAAGCTCAACGTTAGCTCTGCAACGATTCGCAATGATATGTCGGTTTTGGAATCAGATGGCTACATTGTTCAGGAGCATGCCAGCTCTGGACGTGTGCCCACCGAAAAGGGCTATCGCCTTTTTGTGGATTCCATCCATGACATCAAACCGCTTTCCCTGGCAGAACGCCGTGCCATTTTGGGATTTCTTGAAGGGGGAGTGGATCTAGAGGATGTGTTGCGCCGTTCGGTGCAGCTACTTTCCCAGCTCACTCATCAAGCCGCAGTAGTGCAACTACCCACTCTTAAAACCGCGCGGGTAAAACACTGTGAAGTGGTATCCCTTTCACCAATGCGTCTGCTGCTGGTTCTTATTACTGACACCGGCCGAGTAGATCAGCGCAATGTGGAATTAGAAGAACCTTTAGCTCCAGAAGACGTTAATGTCTTGCGCGATCTAATCAACGGCACCCTTTCAGAAAAAACTCTTACTGCTGCTTCGGCTGCTTTGGGGGAATTGGCCTCGCGGGCACCTTTGGAAATCCGCGGGGCGTTAAGGCGCTGTTGTGATGTCTTGGTTAATACCTTGGTTGATCAGCCCTCTGATCGGCTGATTTTGGCCGGTACCTCCAATTTGACCAGGCTTAATAGAGAGACCTCGGCAACATTGCCTATGGTATTGGAAGCTTTAGAAGAACAAGTTGTCATGCTCAAATTGCTTTCTAATGTCACTGACCTAAAACAGGTGCGAGTGCATATTGGCGGGGAAAATGAGGATGTGGAGTTGCATAGTGCTTCGGTGATTACCACCGCTTATGGTTCTCAGGGCAGTGCTTTGGGTGCTTTAGGTGTGGTGGGCCCAACATATATGGACTATTCGGGAACAATTTCCAAGGTTTCAGCCGTTGCTAAGTATGTTGGTCGTGTGCTCGCAGGAGAATAG
- the hemW gene encoding radical SAM family heme chaperone HemW, whose product MSVFGVYIHVPFCSTRCGYCDFNTYTAGELGTSAGPDSYLDALEVELEMAVASLENPQAAETIFIGGGTPSLIGAAGLTRVLNGIRNTFGIAPGAEITTESNPESTSPEFFSQLKEAGYNRISLGMQSASSSVLKVLDRKHTPGRPVAAAKEAKAAGFEHVNLDMIYGTPTETDDDVRATLDAILEADVDHVSAYSLIVEDGTAMARKVSKGELPQPDEDTYADRYEIIDQRLRANGFDWYEVSNWAKPGGECKHNMGYWVDGDWWGAGPGAHSHMGDRRFYNVKHPARYAAQIAAGELPIKETEHLSAADHHTERVMLGLRLKQGLPREIFSAAAHPVIERHIKGGLLQVTAAGNIAVTSAGRLLADGIIADILLSEES is encoded by the coding sequence ATGTCAGTTTTTGGTGTGTATATTCATGTGCCGTTTTGCTCAACAAGGTGCGGTTACTGCGATTTCAACACCTATACTGCAGGTGAGTTAGGTACATCTGCGGGTCCAGATAGCTATCTGGACGCATTGGAAGTGGAATTGGAAATGGCTGTGGCTTCCCTGGAGAACCCACAGGCTGCGGAAACCATTTTCATCGGGGGTGGCACGCCCTCGCTCATTGGAGCCGCTGGCCTCACCCGGGTTCTTAATGGAATTCGCAATACTTTTGGCATTGCCCCGGGCGCGGAAATCACCACGGAATCAAACCCTGAGTCCACCTCTCCAGAGTTTTTTAGCCAGCTTAAAGAGGCTGGATATAATCGAATTTCTTTGGGCATGCAGTCGGCGTCGTCAAGCGTTTTAAAGGTCTTGGACCGCAAGCACACCCCGGGGCGCCCAGTCGCGGCGGCCAAGGAAGCAAAGGCTGCGGGCTTTGAACATGTCAATTTGGACATGATTTATGGCACGCCAACTGAAACCGATGATGATGTGCGTGCCACTTTGGATGCCATTTTGGAAGCCGATGTGGATCATGTTTCTGCCTATTCCCTGATTGTGGAAGATGGCACTGCGATGGCCCGCAAGGTTTCTAAAGGCGAGCTGCCTCAGCCGGATGAGGATACCTACGCAGACCGTTATGAAATTATTGATCAGCGCCTGCGCGCCAATGGTTTTGATTGGTATGAGGTGTCCAATTGGGCTAAGCCAGGTGGGGAATGCAAGCACAATATGGGCTATTGGGTTGACGGTGACTGGTGGGGTGCAGGCCCCGGCGCGCACTCTCATATGGGGGATCGCCGTTTTTATAACGTCAAGCACCCCGCTCGATATGCCGCCCAGATTGCTGCGGGTGAGCTGCCGATTAAGGAAACTGAGCACCTCAGCGCCGCAGATCATCACACTGAGCGAGTGATGTTGGGCTTGCGTCTAAAGCAGGGCTTGCCACGCGAAATTTTCTCGGCTGCGGCGCATCCAGTTATTGAACGCCATATTAAGGGCGGCTTGTTGCAGGTGACGGCTGCCGGCAATATTGCGGTGACCAGTGCTGGGCGTTTGCTTGCCGACGGGATCATCGCCGATATCCTCTTAAGTGAAGAATCCTAA
- a CDS encoding AMP-dependent synthetase/ligase, translating to MTAQNSLQEYSEPAQYTIGESETCLTALLDQVKARPYGVLFTKPANFEWVNVTAQEFQDEVFAVAKGIIATGVEQGDRVALLANTRYEWAVLDFAIWAAGAASVPIYSSSSLSQVEWIIEDSGAVLAITETPDHTDLMKNLVLGEDGTPALKGSSSQLRRILEINASAFDTLKFEGRDLSDDLVLERIHNTKSSDLASLVYTSGTTGRPKGCILTHYNWLAEVRGLLTNPIGAIAVPGTRLLTFLPLAHVLARAVHLAFAIAGATQSHWSDFSSLTLEFQRSRPNLILGVPRVFEKVRNAAASNAADGGPIKAALFARAEKTAIEYSMALDTPEGPSRSVLLSHKVFDRLIYSKIRAAVGNSVQYAITGGSAMGQELLHFFRGIGIPIYEGYGLTESAAAAAVDFEDQKIGTVGKPLGGMTIRINEVGEILLKGEMLFQGYWNNPEATAEALHDGWFNSGDLGELMDTGHLMITGRKKDLIVTAGGKNVSPGPMEDIIKAHPLISQAMIVGDGKPFVGLLVTLDPDMLKRWKLNHNIPESRSVSDIATDAALRAEVQDAINNANATVSHSEAIKKFYILDRDLTEADNELTPTLKVKRNIVVQRYADAIDHIYNR from the coding sequence ATGACAGCACAAAACTCCCTGCAGGAGTATTCAGAACCTGCCCAATACACAATTGGGGAATCTGAAACCTGCCTTACTGCGCTTTTGGATCAAGTAAAAGCTCGCCCCTATGGCGTGCTCTTTACTAAGCCCGCCAATTTTGAATGGGTTAACGTTACCGCTCAGGAATTCCAGGATGAAGTTTTCGCGGTAGCCAAGGGCATTATCGCTACCGGTGTTGAACAGGGTGACCGTGTCGCTTTGTTGGCCAATACCCGTTATGAATGGGCCGTCCTAGATTTTGCTATTTGGGCTGCTGGTGCTGCCAGCGTTCCAATTTATAGCTCCTCTTCACTGTCTCAGGTGGAGTGGATTATTGAAGATTCTGGCGCCGTATTGGCAATCACCGAAACTCCTGATCACACCGATCTCATGAAGAATCTGGTGCTCGGTGAGGATGGAACCCCAGCTTTGAAGGGTTCTTCCTCCCAGTTGCGTCGCATTTTGGAAATTAATGCCTCCGCGTTCGATACCTTGAAATTTGAGGGTCGTGACCTTTCGGATGATTTGGTGTTGGAGCGCATCCACAACACCAAGTCCTCTGATCTTGCTTCTTTGGTTTATACCTCCGGTACCACTGGTCGTCCTAAAGGTTGCATCCTTACCCACTACAACTGGTTGGCTGAGGTACGCGGACTGCTTACCAATCCAATCGGTGCAATCGCAGTCCCTGGTACCCGCCTTTTGACCTTCTTGCCTTTGGCTCACGTGCTGGCTCGTGCGGTACACCTGGCTTTTGCTATTGCCGGCGCAACTCAGTCCCACTGGTCAGATTTTAGTAGCTTGACCTTGGAATTCCAGCGTTCTCGACCCAACCTGATTTTGGGTGTGCCCCGTGTTTTTGAAAAGGTTCGCAATGCTGCAGCTTCTAATGCAGCTGATGGTGGTCCAATTAAGGCCGCACTTTTTGCACGTGCTGAAAAGACCGCAATTGAATACTCCATGGCTTTGGATACCCCAGAAGGTCCAAGCCGTTCGGTGCTGCTTTCCCACAAGGTTTTTGATCGCCTGATCTACTCCAAGATTCGCGCAGCAGTGGGTAACTCGGTGCAATATGCCATCACTGGCGGCTCTGCAATGGGTCAGGAATTGCTGCACTTCTTCCGCGGCATCGGCATTCCAATTTATGAGGGTTATGGTCTTACCGAATCAGCTGCAGCCGCTGCCGTTGACTTTGAAGATCAAAAAATCGGCACCGTGGGCAAACCACTGGGTGGCATGACTATTCGCATTAATGAAGTGGGAGAAATCCTGCTCAAGGGCGAGATGCTATTCCAAGGTTACTGGAATAACCCAGAAGCTACTGCTGAAGCCTTGCACGATGGCTGGTTTAACTCCGGCGACCTCGGCGAGCTCATGGATACCGGTCACTTGATGATCACCGGCCGCAAGAAGGATTTAATTGTTACCGCAGGTGGCAAGAATGTTTCCCCAGGCCCAATGGAAGACATTATTAAGGCTCATCCACTGATTAGCCAGGCCATGATCGTGGGCGATGGAAAGCCTTTTGTTGGCCTGTTGGTCACACTTGATCCCGATATGCTCAAACGCTGGAAGCTTAACCACAATATTCCGGAGTCCCGTTCGGTCTCTGATATTGCTACCGATGCAGCGCTGCGTGCAGAGGTCCAGGATGCAATTAACAATGCTAATGCCACGGTTTCTCATTCAGAGGCGATCAAGAAATTCTATATTCTGGACCGCGATCTCACTGAGGCTGACAACGAGCTCACCCCAACTTTGAAGGTGAAGCGCAATATTGTTGTGCAGCGTTATGCAGATGCCATCGACCACATTTATAACCGATGA
- the malQ gene encoding 4-alpha-glucanotransferase gives MTARGPLNELAVLYGVSTSYTDYKGAHVEVSDDTLVKILRALKVDLGAPETTDPSDEVLNQAIARFHDREFSRPLPPCVVAIQGTEVTFPVHVHDGAPAAVHITLEDGSTRETFQVENWTPPREIDGITWGEASFKIPADLPLGWHQLHLTSDELEYSCGLIITPARLSTADKYLQSPRTGVMAQIYSVRSTLSWSMGDFNDLGKLASVVAQDGADFLLINPMHAAEPLPPTEDSPYLPTTRRFINPIYLRVEDVPEFNQLDIELRDDVAELAEEFRERNLSAEIIERNDVYSAKLQVLHAIYDLPRTAEREASFVDFVQREGQGLIDFATWCADREIEQSASAHAELPDRDELTMFYMWLQWLCDEQLAEAQKRALDAGMSIGIMADLAVGVHPGGADAHNLEYVLAPDASVGAPPDGYNQQGQDWSQPPWHPVRLAEEGYIPWRNLLRTVLRHSGGIRVDHVLGLFRLFVMPRMQSPATGTYIKFDHEALVGILALEAELADAVVIGEDLGTFEPWVQDALAQRGIMGTSILWFEHSPTQPGPRLQSEYRPLALSSVTTHDLPPTAGYLAAEHIELREKLGVLSTDPEVEAAEDLQWQAEILDAAVAAGALAPSAQEDGSYVGLPREQRGSLPELMAGLHAFVAGTPSALTCVSLVDMVGDKRAQNQPGTTRDLYPNWCIPLCDNDGEPVSIEALRDNELYHTVAEAARRPQQ, from the coding sequence GTGACTGCACGAGGACCTTTGAATGAATTGGCCGTCCTATACGGCGTATCCACTTCCTACACCGATTACAAGGGCGCACATGTAGAGGTCAGCGACGACACTCTAGTGAAGATCCTCCGCGCCTTAAAGGTGGATCTTGGTGCCCCAGAGACCACCGACCCTAGCGATGAGGTACTCAACCAAGCCATTGCGCGCTTCCACGACCGCGAGTTCTCTCGCCCTTTGCCACCTTGTGTGGTGGCAATCCAAGGCACTGAAGTAACTTTCCCAGTCCATGTGCATGACGGTGCTCCCGCAGCCGTTCATATCACCTTGGAAGATGGCAGCACCCGCGAGACTTTCCAGGTAGAAAACTGGACGCCACCCCGCGAGATCGACGGCATTACCTGGGGCGAAGCCTCCTTTAAGATCCCAGCTGATCTGCCCTTGGGCTGGCACCAGCTTCACCTCACCTCTGATGAGTTGGAATATAGCTGTGGTTTGATCATCACCCCGGCGCGCCTGTCTACTGCTGATAAGTATCTGCAATCACCTCGTACCGGTGTGATGGCCCAGATTTACTCCGTGCGCTCTACCCTGTCCTGGAGCATGGGCGACTTTAATGACCTGGGCAAGCTGGCCAGTGTGGTGGCCCAAGACGGCGCTGACTTCCTGCTGATTAACCCCATGCACGCAGCTGAGCCACTGCCACCAACCGAAGATTCTCCTTATTTGCCAACTACTCGTCGCTTTATCAATCCGATTTATCTGCGTGTAGAAGATGTTCCAGAGTTCAATCAGCTTGATATTGAACTTCGTGATGATGTTGCCGAGCTGGCTGAGGAATTCCGAGAGCGCAATCTAAGCGCTGAGATCATCGAGCGTAATGATGTTTATTCCGCCAAACTGCAGGTTTTGCATGCTATTTATGATCTCCCCCGCACTGCTGAGCGGGAAGCATCCTTTGTGGACTTTGTGCAGCGCGAAGGACAAGGGCTCATTGACTTTGCAACCTGGTGTGCAGACCGTGAAATTGAGCAATCTGCCTCCGCCCATGCAGAATTGCCAGATCGCGATGAACTAACCATGTTCTATATGTGGTTGCAGTGGCTGTGTGATGAGCAGCTGGCCGAAGCTCAAAAACGCGCCCTTGATGCCGGTATGTCCATCGGTATCATGGCTGACTTGGCAGTTGGTGTGCACCCAGGTGGCGCCGATGCCCACAACTTGGAATATGTGCTGGCTCCTGATGCTTCCGTCGGAGCTCCACCAGATGGCTATAACCAACAGGGCCAGGACTGGTCTCAGCCACCGTGGCACCCAGTTCGTTTGGCAGAGGAAGGCTATATTCCTTGGCGTAACCTGCTGCGTACCGTATTGCGTCACTCCGGTGGCATCCGCGTAGATCACGTCCTCGGCTTGTTCCGCCTCTTTGTTATGCCTCGTATGCAGTCGCCTGCAACCGGTACCTATATCAAGTTCGACCATGAAGCTTTGGTTGGCATCCTGGCGCTTGAGGCAGAGTTGGCAGATGCGGTGGTTATTGGTGAGGATCTTGGCACCTTTGAGCCTTGGGTTCAGGATGCTTTGGCGCAGCGCGGCATTATGGGCACCTCAATCCTGTGGTTTGAGCATTCTCCAACCCAGCCTGGGCCACGCCTGCAAAGTGAATACCGTCCGCTCGCATTGAGCTCGGTCACCACCCACGATCTACCTCCAACTGCGGGATACTTGGCTGCGGAGCATATTGAGTTGCGTGAAAAGCTGGGCGTTCTCAGCACCGATCCAGAGGTTGAAGCAGCCGAGGATCTGCAGTGGCAGGCTGAAATTCTTGATGCTGCGGTAGCGGCTGGTGCCTTGGCTCCAAGTGCTCAAGAAGATGGCAGTTACGTGGGTCTCCCTCGTGAACAGCGCGGAAGCCTGCCAGAGCTCATGGCTGGTTTGCATGCTTTTGTTGCTGGTACACCGTCCGCACTGACCTGTGTATCCCTGGTGGATATGGTTGGCGATAAGCGCGCGCAGAATCAACCAGGCACTACTCGCGATCTCTACCCCAACTGGTGTATCCCACTCTGCGATAACGACGGCGAGCCAGTAAGTATTGAGGCACTTCGGGATAACGAGCTTTATCACACCGTGGCCGAGGCAGCCCGCCGCCCACAACAGTAG
- a CDS encoding ABC transporter ATP-binding protein has protein sequence MRLLGRILKTTSALWPYYLGIILVSIVVAGLSLISPFILREATNSIVSATTGESSIDTVTRTIIFLALGLFAASLLNTLMSNIGGYFGDVMASRMRQILATRYYAKLLALPQKYFDNQVTGTIIARLDRSINGITQFMQSFSNNFFPMLITMVAVLIISAFYYWPLAILLAALFPIYMWLTALTSKRWQVFEADKNKEIDIANGRFAEVVGQVKVVKSFVAETRELSDFGGRYGRTVAITRPQSNWWHRMDTLRGAALNIIFLAIHLLIFYRTLHGYFTIGDMVMLIQLVTMAQQPVYMMSYIVDAAQRAIAGSRDYFEVMAQPVEPTANKELVAATETSDTPQLSPVNPVPLPAGEPALLFDDVTFAYEEGKPVISNVTISARHGEKIALVGESGGGKSTLVNLLLGLYKPNSGNLAVCGQDVRELTSEQLRASVGVVFQDASLFSGTIAENIAYGRPGASKEDIIRVAKKANAHEFIANFPEGYDTIVGERGLKLSGGQKQRVAVARAMLKDAPLLVLDEATSALDTKSERAVQAGLEQLMENRTTLMIAHRLSTIAGVDTIVTIKDGKVDEIGSPAELAASGGIYAELLRLTNSTAEADRERLRAFGFTGDAPVEEEI, from the coding sequence ATGCGACTTCTCGGTCGAATTCTTAAAACCACGTCTGCCCTTTGGCCCTATTATCTCGGAATTATTCTGGTCTCAATTGTGGTAGCTGGGCTATCACTTATTTCACCGTTTATTCTCCGCGAAGCTACCAACTCCATTGTTTCCGCGACAACCGGTGAATCTTCTATTGATACCGTTACTCGCACCATCATTTTCTTAGCCCTGGGGCTTTTTGCTGCCAGCTTGCTCAACACACTTATGAGCAATATCGGTGGCTATTTTGGTGATGTGATGGCATCGCGTATGCGCCAGATCTTGGCCACGCGTTATTACGCCAAATTGCTGGCGTTGCCGCAGAAATACTTTGATAATCAGGTCACGGGCACCATCATCGCCCGCCTTGATCGCTCCATTAATGGCATCACGCAGTTTATGCAGAGCTTCTCCAATAACTTCTTCCCCATGCTCATCACCATGGTGGCAGTACTGATTATTTCCGCGTTTTATTATTGGCCACTAGCTATTTTGTTGGCTGCGCTCTTCCCTATTTATATGTGGTTGACCGCGCTGACTTCCAAGCGCTGGCAAGTTTTTGAGGCCGATAAGAACAAAGAGATTGATATAGCCAATGGTCGCTTTGCCGAGGTTGTCGGCCAGGTCAAGGTTGTAAAGTCCTTTGTTGCAGAAACTCGGGAGCTCTCTGATTTTGGTGGACGTTACGGCCGTACCGTAGCTATTACTCGCCCGCAGTCCAATTGGTGGCACCGCATGGATACCTTGCGTGGTGCTGCACTAAATATCATCTTCCTGGCCATCCACCTGCTCATTTTTTATCGCACTCTGCATGGTTATTTCACCATTGGCGATATGGTGATGCTTATTCAGCTTGTCACCATGGCACAACAGCCTGTTTATATGATGAGCTACATTGTCGACGCCGCCCAACGCGCCATCGCTGGTTCCCGCGATTATTTCGAAGTTATGGCCCAGCCTGTTGAGCCCACCGCCAACAAGGAGCTCGTCGCAGCCACCGAAACCAGCGACACCCCACAGCTCAGCCCAGTCAACCCGGTACCACTTCCTGCCGGGGAACCCGCCTTACTTTTCGACGACGTGACTTTCGCTTATGAAGAGGGCAAGCCCGTTATTTCCAATGTCACGATCAGTGCCCGTCACGGTGAAAAGATCGCGCTGGTTGGTGAATCAGGTGGCGGTAAGTCCACACTGGTGAACCTGCTATTAGGTCTTTATAAGCCTAATTCCGGCAACCTTGCGGTTTGTGGTCAAGATGTTAGGGAGCTTACTTCGGAGCAGCTGCGTGCTTCGGTCGGTGTCGTCTTCCAGGACGCTAGCCTCTTTTCTGGAACCATCGCAGAAAATATTGCTTATGGTCGCCCCGGCGCTTCAAAAGAAGACATCATCAGGGTAGCTAAAAAGGCCAATGCTCACGAGTTTATTGCCAACTTCCCCGAGGGTTATGACACCATCGTCGGTGAGCGTGGTTTGAAGCTTTCTGGTGGCCAAAAGCAACGAGTGGCAGTCGCCCGCGCCATGCTCAAAGATGCACCCCTGCTTGTCCTGGATGAGGCCACCTCTGCGCTTGATACCAAGTCCGAGCGAGCTGTCCAAGCAGGTCTAGAGCAGCTTATGGAAAACCGCACCACCTTAATGATCGCCCACCGCCTGTCCACCATTGCAGGTGTGGACACCATTGTCACCATCAAGGACGGCAAGGTTGATGAGATCGGTTCACCAGCAGAGCTAGCTGCATCAGGCGGTATTTACGCCGAGCTCTTGCGCCTAACCAACTCTACTGCTGAGGCAGACCGCGAGCGCCTGCGTGCCT